A stretch of the Halomicroarcula saliterrae genome encodes the following:
- a CDS encoding winged helix-turn-helix domain-containing protein, with product MSPPTDAEVESYAPYTALTELLGTHPKVKILAVLLSEGRDINISQIAEQAGMSRSTVYDHIEDLQALEVVEQTRKISGSPLYQINKDSDVAEQLHKLEWTLIDSVASE from the coding sequence ATGAGTCCACCGACCGATGCCGAAGTGGAGTCGTACGCACCATACACCGCGTTAACCGAGCTTCTGGGCACGCATCCGAAAGTAAAGATCCTCGCGGTTCTGCTGAGTGAGGGCCGTGATATCAACATCAGCCAAATCGCCGAGCAGGCCGGTATGAGCCGCAGCACGGTCTACGACCATATCGAAGACCTCCAAGCGCTAGAGGTCGTAGAACAGACCCGGAAGATCAGTGGCAGCCCACTGTACCAGATCAACAAGGACAGCGATGTCGCTGAACAGCTGCACAAGCTCGAGTGGACCCTGATCGATTCCGTCGCCAGTGAGTGA
- a CDS encoding DUF6884 domain-containing protein, whose translation MSREIGLVSCVKTKQNQPAPPKALYTSSYFEKMRAYAEQYHDEWWILSAKHGLLAPDGPPIEPYDETLSGAPVARKREWAEQVAEQLAEQGLLSEDVTLVIHAGQDYYGELLGYIEDSDVTVEIPTEGLAIGETQAWYNDWL comes from the coding sequence ATGTCACGTGAAATTGGGCTCGTCAGCTGTGTCAAGACCAAACAGAACCAGCCAGCCCCACCGAAGGCCCTCTACACCTCGTCGTATTTCGAAAAGATGCGGGCCTACGCCGAGCAATATCACGACGAGTGGTGGATCCTCTCGGCGAAACATGGTCTGCTGGCCCCCGACGGGCCGCCAATCGAACCGTACGACGAGACGCTGTCAGGCGCGCCGGTCGCACGCAAGCGTGAGTGGGCCGAACAGGTAGCAGAGCAGCTGGCCGAGCAAGGGCTCCTCTCGGAGGACGTGACGCTCGTTATCCATGCTGGCCAGGACTACTACGGAGAACTCCTCGGTTATATCGAGGACAGCGACGTGACGGTCGAGATCCCGACCGAGGGGTTAGCAATCGGCGAGACACAGGCATGGTACAACGACTGGCTGTGA
- a CDS encoding transcriptional regulator — protein sequence MSYDTEHVRNAGDPPGTITNIPTFTALLDNTHLAALYTSIRQTGTTTGPELVETIPVSKKTVYDYLHRLEQAGLIRTVGDDAGTAVYAAEEFELTLTVRDTELSITPELVEIVANADAYPAIQRVLDNHGLVTFALAHDLVHAHSEGDITIRQMAELTGLSAGTTYDLVEALYSILDLGDDDSAPTTYTPVDSDDEERTLRDELFDE from the coding sequence ATGAGTTACGACACGGAACACGTGCGCAACGCGGGGGACCCCCCGGGGACGATTACGAACATCCCGACGTTCACTGCGTTACTTGACAACACACATCTTGCTGCCCTCTACACGTCGATCAGACAGACAGGAACGACGACCGGTCCGGAACTCGTCGAAACGATACCGGTCTCGAAGAAGACGGTCTACGACTATCTTCACAGATTGGAACAGGCTGGCTTGATCAGGACGGTTGGCGACGACGCTGGGACTGCCGTCTACGCAGCCGAGGAGTTCGAGCTCACACTGACAGTTCGTGACACGGAACTCTCGATTACACCCGAACTCGTCGAGATCGTTGCGAATGCAGATGCGTATCCAGCTATCCAGCGCGTGCTTGACAACCATGGCCTCGTCACGTTCGCACTTGCACACGATCTCGTGCATGCACACAGCGAGGGCGATATCACGATTCGACAGATGGCCGAACTGACGGGCCTCTCTGCTGGAACTACGTACGATCTTGTTGAGGCGCTCTATTCGATTCTTGACCTCGGTGACGACGATTCGGCCCCGACAACATACACACCAGTTGATTCCGACGACGAAGAGCGCACGCTACGGGACGAACTCTTCGACGAGTAA